In one window of Buchnera aphidicola (Rhopalosiphum maidis) DNA:
- the adk gene encoding adenylate kinase: protein MRVILLGAPGTGKGTQAKLIAENYNIPKISTGDILREQIQKKNIIGKEIHNLLKNGELVSDEIVSNLIGNRIQEKDCINGFLLDGFPRTREQAKYISNLKIKIDYVLELIVPYELILKRICGRRVHTPSGRIYNINFNPPKEEGKDDLTQEKLSIREDDKIEIIKKRLENYEENAYLLNQYYLKEKNLKKLNYFKIDGKKDILNIQKKINMILKKR, encoded by the coding sequence ATGCGTGTTATTTTATTAGGTGCTCCAGGTACAGGAAAAGGAACGCAAGCAAAATTGATTGCAGAAAATTATAATATCCCTAAAATATCAACAGGAGATATATTAAGAGAACAAATTCAAAAAAAAAATATAATTGGTAAAGAAATACATAATCTTTTAAAGAATGGAGAATTAGTTTCTGACGAGATTGTTTCTAATTTAATAGGAAACAGAATTCAAGAAAAAGATTGTATTAATGGTTTTTTATTAGATGGATTTCCAAGAACACGGGAACAGGCTAAATATATATCAAATCTTAAAATAAAAATTGATTATGTCTTAGAATTAATAGTTCCATATGAATTGATCTTAAAAAGAATATGCGGAAGAAGAGTACATACTCCATCTGGAAGAATTTACAACATAAACTTTAATCCACCAAAGGAAGAAGGAAAAGATGATTTAACTCAAGAAAAATTAAGTATAAGAGAAGATGATAAAATTGAGATTATTAAAAAAAGATTAGAGAATTATGAAGAAAATGCTTATTTATTAAATCAATATTATTTAAAAGAAAAAAACTTAAAAAAGTTAAACTATTTTAAAATTGACGGAAAAAAAGATATTTTAAATATTCAAAAAAAAATAAATATGATTTTAAAAAAAAGATAA
- the htpG gene encoding molecular chaperone HtpG has protein sequence MNTQKKEVYNFQSEVKQLLHLMIHSLYSNKEIFLRELISNASDAIDKLRFQSISNPELYENNSDVKIQISINKSQRTLIISDNGIGMTRQDVIENLGTIAKSGTKSFIKSLEKKEKNVKNELIGEFGVGFYSSFIVSKKVSVRTRFAGNKSDLGVLWESSGEGKYNVTDVKKKTRGTEITLFLKEEEEEFLELWRIQNIVSKYSDHITVPVQIQKYDEKNKIYFWEQINKAKALWTKNKSSISEKEYQEFYKHLTNDQNNPLFWSHNHVEGTNEYISLLFIPEKAAWDIWNRDNKSGLKLYVKRVYIMDNSQEFLPNYLRFIRGLIDSNNLPLNVSREILQDNSITQNLKKALIKRSLKMLQTLSKKDDKKYQKFWNQFGLVLKEGPAEDSKNLNLIADLLRFTSVQNKSSEQTISLEKYMSNMHEKQEKIYYITADSYTSAKNSPHLELFNKKNIDVLLLSDRIDEWMMNYLTEFKGKKFQSISKEDLSLNKLIKENKTQKEKSIEIIEFLKKVKKTLGDKVKSVRLTYRLTETPCIVLSDSNEMSTQMAKLFSAAGQTVPELKYIFEINPEHELIKKICKIKEDEKFDEWIKLLLDQALFAEKGNLENPHEFIARMNKLILEQ, from the coding sequence ATGAATACACAAAAAAAAGAAGTCTATAATTTTCAATCTGAAGTCAAACAGCTATTACATTTAATGATTCATTCTTTATACTCAAATAAAGAAATATTTTTAAGAGAATTAATATCTAATGCATCAGATGCAATAGATAAATTAAGATTTCAATCTATATCAAATCCAGAATTATATGAAAATAATAGTGATGTTAAAATTCAAATATCTATTAATAAATCGCAACGAACTTTAATTATTAGTGATAATGGCATTGGAATGACACGTCAAGATGTAATTGAAAACTTAGGAACCATTGCCAAATCAGGCACTAAATCATTTATAAAATCTTTAGAGAAAAAAGAAAAAAATGTAAAAAATGAATTAATTGGAGAATTTGGTGTTGGTTTTTATTCGTCTTTTATAGTGTCAAAAAAAGTGTCAGTAAGAACAAGATTTGCAGGGAATAAATCTGATCTAGGTGTATTATGGGAATCATCTGGAGAAGGTAAATACAATGTTACTGACGTAAAGAAAAAAACAAGAGGTACTGAAATTACTTTATTCTTAAAAGAAGAAGAAGAAGAATTTTTAGAATTGTGGAGAATTCAAAATATAGTTAGTAAATATTCCGATCATATTACTGTACCAGTTCAAATACAAAAATATGATGAAAAAAATAAAATATATTTTTGGGAACAAATTAATAAAGCTAAAGCATTATGGACGAAAAACAAATCTTCTATCAGCGAAAAAGAATATCAAGAATTTTATAAACACCTTACAAATGATCAAAACAATCCACTTTTTTGGAGTCATAATCATGTAGAAGGAACTAATGAATACATTAGTTTGTTATTTATTCCTGAAAAAGCAGCTTGGGATATTTGGAATAGAGACAATAAATCCGGTTTAAAATTATATGTAAAACGTGTCTATATTATGGATAACTCTCAAGAATTTCTTCCAAACTACTTAAGATTTATTAGAGGATTAATAGATTCAAATAATTTACCTTTAAACGTTTCTCGAGAAATATTACAAGATAACTCTATTACACAAAACTTAAAAAAAGCATTAATAAAACGATCATTAAAAATGCTTCAAACACTATCAAAAAAAGATGATAAAAAATATCAAAAATTCTGGAATCAATTTGGATTAGTTTTAAAAGAAGGTCCAGCAGAAGATAGTAAAAATCTAAATTTAATTGCAGATCTATTACGATTTACATCTGTTCAAAATAAAAGTTCCGAACAAACTATTTCGCTCGAAAAATATATGTCTAATATGCATGAAAAACAAGAAAAAATATATTATATTACCGCAGATAGCTATACATCAGCAAAGAATAGTCCTCATTTAGAATTATTTAATAAGAAAAACATTGATGTTTTATTATTATCAGATAGAATCGATGAGTGGATGATGAACTATCTTACTGAATTCAAAGGAAAAAAATTTCAATCTATCAGTAAAGAAGACTTGTCGTTAAATAAATTAATAAAAGAAAATAAAACTCAAAAAGAAAAATCAATAGAAATAATAGAATTTTTAAAAAAAGTAAAAAAAACTTTAGGAGATAAAGTAAAATCAGTACGATTAACGTATCGATTAACAGAAACGCCATGTATTGTATTAAGCGATTCAAATGAAATGAGTACTCAAATGGCAAAATTATTTAGTGCAGCAGGACAAACTGTTCCAGAATTAAAGTATATATTTGAAATTAATCCAGAACATGAATTAATAAAAAAAATTTGCAAAATAAAAGAAGATGAAAAATTTGATGAATGGATTAAATTATTGCTAGATCAAGCATTATTTGCTGAAAAAGGAAATTTAGAAAATCCACATGAATTTATTGCTAGAATGAATAAATTAATTTTAGAACAATAA
- a CDS encoding YbaB/EbfC family nucleoid-associated protein yields MFTKGGLGTLMQQAQQMQEKMAKIQEEIAKMEVTGEAGAGLVKVTINGAHNCRRVEVDPSLLKDDKDMLEDLAAAAFNDATRRISEVQKKKMSAISTGMQLPAGFNIPV; encoded by the coding sequence ATGTTTACTAAAGGTGGATTAGGAACTCTTATGCAACAAGCTCAACAAATGCAAGAAAAAATGGCTAAAATACAAGAAGAAATAGCTAAAATGGAAGTTACAGGAGAAGCAGGAGCAGGATTGGTAAAGGTAACTATTAATGGAGCACATAATTGTAGACGTGTAGAAGTAGATCCTAGTTTATTAAAAGATGATAAGGATATGCTAGAAGATTTAGCTGCTGCTGCTTTCAACGATGCTACTAGAAGAATATCTGAAGTTCAAAAGAAAAAAATGTCTGCTATATCTACAGGAATGCAATTACCTGCAGGATTTAACATACCAGTATAA
- the dnaX gene encoding DNA polymerase III subunit gamma/tau, protein MIYQILARKWRPQSFKEIIGQKYIVKAISNAFSLGRIHHAWLLSGTRGVGKTTIARLIAKSLNCRKGITPFPCRKCTICQEIEKGICLDFIEIDAASRTKVEEMREILDNIYYSPSKSRFKIYLIDEVHMLSKHSFNALLKTLEEPPQHIKFILATTNIEKIPKTIISRCLYFKLNILSEEDIFNYIKYILEKEGNNFDQEALKIISYYANGSMRDALNLLEHAIHLSENNINLKNTTEMLGIPNKKNAFLLTKFLLEKDSKKMMCLLNKISKIGLEWQNILIEMLRFLHHIAMLKSYPKTWNQIFIKKNENEIKKIAENNSKYNIQLCYKILLKGRKELCFSPNHKMGVEMTLLQAITEIKK, encoded by the coding sequence ATGATTTATCAAATACTAGCAAGAAAATGGCGTCCTCAGTCTTTTAAAGAAATCATTGGTCAAAAATATATAGTTAAAGCTATATCTAATGCATTTTCTCTCGGAAGAATTCATCATGCATGGTTACTATCTGGAACAAGAGGTGTAGGAAAAACTACAATTGCTCGTTTAATCGCTAAAAGCTTAAATTGTAGAAAAGGTATAACACCTTTTCCATGTAGAAAATGTACTATTTGTCAAGAAATAGAAAAAGGTATTTGTCTTGATTTTATTGAAATAGATGCAGCATCACGTACGAAAGTAGAAGAAATGCGAGAAATTTTAGATAACATTTATTACTCGCCTTCTAAAAGTCGTTTTAAAATATATTTAATTGACGAAGTTCATATGTTATCTAAACATAGTTTTAATGCTCTTCTTAAAACTCTTGAAGAACCGCCTCAACATATAAAATTTATTTTAGCTACAACAAATATAGAAAAAATACCTAAAACAATTATATCTCGTTGTTTGTATTTTAAATTAAATATATTATCTGAAGAAGATATTTTTAATTATATAAAATATATTTTAGAAAAAGAAGGTAATAACTTTGACCAAGAAGCATTAAAAATAATATCTTATTATGCTAATGGAAGCATGAGAGATGCACTCAATTTATTAGAACATGCTATACATTTAAGTGAAAATAATATTAATTTAAAAAATACAACTGAAATGTTAGGTATACCAAACAAAAAAAATGCTTTCTTATTAACAAAATTTTTATTAGAAAAAGATTCAAAAAAAATGATGTGTTTATTGAATAAAATAAGTAAGATAGGTTTAGAATGGCAAAATATTTTAATAGAAATGTTACGCTTTTTACACCATATTGCTATGTTAAAATCTTATCCAAAAACATGGAATCAAATTTTCATAAAAAAAAATGAAAATGAAATTAAAAAAATTGCAGAAAACAACAGCAAGTATAATATTCAGTTATGTTATAAAATTTTATTAAAAGGTAGAAAAGAATTATGTTTTTCACCTAATCATAAAATGGGAGTAGAAATGACTTTACTCCAAGCAATTACAGAAATAAAAAAATAA
- a CDS encoding SmdB family multidrug efflux ABC transporter permease/ATP-binding protein, protein MDHLIQFWPILKRLTIYAIPWKKKIILAFFLLFSGATCEVLGPILISYFINNVLSKHALNFKLILMIIIFFIVLQILAVFFNYFQSIFFNKIAVGIINKLRNDVMNAALNQPINQFDSQPIGQMISKVTNDTEVIKELYDTVGPTFFRSITLIIIILFAMFTLEWHMAMIAIFIIPLVIIVMSVYQYYSTPLLRNVRYYVANINNKFNETINGMNVIQQFRQQIRFEKNIKESSELHYLARMKILKLDGFLLRPLLSLLSALVLCSFMFLFSCFSNRFLEVGILYAFITYLGRLNEPLISITIQQSILQQAVVAGERIFSLIDSPKQKYGKNKEEIKSGKINIKNLSFKYKKDEKNILNNINIYIPSKSFVAFVGQTGSGKSTLANLLMGYYPIKNGKIYLDDKSIDCISHDVLRKNILMVQQDPIILADTFFSNITLGKKISEEKIWNVLKTVHLSSLVQSMPKGIYSILGEEGNNLSLGQKQLLSIARILVRNPKILILDEATANIDSGTEQLIQKTLSSIRKKTTLIVIAHRLSTIIEADTIVVLNKGNVVEFGKHNQLLEKKGFYWKMYSFQLSKC, encoded by the coding sequence ATGGATCATTTAATACAATTTTGGCCAATTTTAAAACGTTTAACAATTTATGCAATACCTTGGAAAAAAAAAATAATATTAGCATTTTTTTTACTTTTCAGTGGTGCGACCTGTGAAGTTTTAGGGCCAATTTTAATAAGTTATTTCATTAATAATGTTTTATCTAAACATGCATTAAATTTTAAGTTAATACTGATGATTATAATATTTTTTATAGTACTACAAATATTAGCAGTTTTTTTTAACTACTTTCAAAGTATTTTCTTTAATAAAATAGCTGTAGGAATAATTAATAAACTCCGCAATGATGTCATGAATGCAGCACTAAATCAACCTATCAATCAATTTGATTCTCAACCTATCGGACAAATGATCTCAAAAGTAACTAATGATACTGAAGTTATTAAAGAATTGTACGATACAGTGGGCCCTACTTTCTTTCGAAGTATAACTTTAATTATAATTATATTATTTGCAATGTTTACTCTAGAATGGCATATGGCAATGATAGCTATATTCATTATTCCTTTAGTAATTATCGTAATGTCAGTATACCAATACTATAGCACTCCACTATTAAGAAATGTACGATATTATGTAGCTAATATTAATAATAAATTTAATGAAACTATTAATGGTATGAATGTTATTCAACAATTTAGACAACAAATAAGATTTGAAAAAAACATAAAAGAAAGCAGCGAATTACATTATTTAGCTAGAATGAAAATATTAAAATTAGATGGTTTTTTACTAAGACCGCTGTTGAGTTTATTATCAGCTTTAGTACTTTGTAGTTTTATGTTTTTATTCAGTTGTTTTTCTAATAGATTTCTTGAAGTAGGTATATTATACGCTTTTATTACGTATCTTGGTCGTCTTAATGAACCATTAATTTCAATTACCATTCAACAGTCTATATTACAACAAGCCGTAGTAGCAGGAGAAAGAATATTTTCTCTTATAGATTCACCAAAACAAAAGTACGGAAAAAATAAAGAAGAAATAAAAAGTGGAAAAATAAACATTAAAAATCTAAGTTTCAAATATAAAAAAGATGAAAAAAATATACTTAATAACATTAATATCTACATTCCATCTAAAAGTTTTGTAGCATTTGTAGGTCAAACAGGAAGTGGAAAAAGTACCTTAGCTAATCTGTTAATGGGATATTATCCTATAAAAAATGGAAAAATATATTTAGATGATAAATCTATTGATTGTATATCTCATGACGTTTTACGAAAAAACATTCTGATGGTACAACAAGATCCAATAATTCTAGCAGACACTTTCTTTTCTAACATTACACTGGGAAAAAAAATATCTGAAGAAAAAATATGGAATGTATTAAAAACTGTTCACCTTTCTTCTTTAGTTCAATCGATGCCAAAAGGCATTTACTCTATTTTAGGAGAAGAAGGAAATAATTTATCTCTTGGACAAAAACAATTATTATCTATTGCAAGAATACTAGTACGCAATCCTAAAATACTTATATTAGATGAAGCAACTGCTAATATTGATTCAGGAACTGAGCAATTAATTCAAAAAACTTTATCTTCTATAAGAAAGAAGACCACATTAATTGTGATAGCTCATAGACTTTCAACGATTATTGAAGCTGATACTATCGTAGTACTAAATAAAGGAAATGTTGTTGAATTTGGAAAACACAATCAATTATTAGAAAAAAAAGGTTTTTATTGGAAAATGTACAGTTTTCAACTATCTAAATGTTAA